The following are from one region of the Epinephelus fuscoguttatus linkage group LG11, E.fuscoguttatus.final_Chr_v1 genome:
- the LOC125896627 gene encoding uncharacterized protein LOC125896627, translating into MAVGLRKAGYIQIDRDLNAGSTRGPVYLWYFRGSGKYHTPIVEIDATTEAANEAGKFDFGWERVACDLNRGATGDWIHIWLKRENPTYICDVAATDSYGSDTDYLKGGYIRVDEDTNRSAQGGGKPVFIWFRQTTDSQGAVNDLKVSTNKTDYLAYQQQGYKSVNINLNEGTSGDKVTLWFKKGSNNPIQAITLLLNKALIENYRKAGLTVIEEDLNTGNGGYLEYLCYYNK; encoded by the coding sequence ATGGCTGTTGGATTGAGAAAAGCAGGGTACATACAGATCGACAGAGATCTCAATGCAGGATCAACACGTGGTCCCGTCTACCTTTGGTACTTCAGAGGGTCCGGAAAGTACCACACTCCCATAGTGGAGATTGATGCCACCACCGAGGCAGCCAATGAAGCCGGGAAGTTTGATTTTGGCTGGGAGAGAGTGGCCTGTGATCTGAACCGTGGGGCCACTGGGGACTGGATCCACATCTGGCTGAAGAGAGAGAACCCAACATACATCTGTGATGTGGCTGCCACTGACTCCTACGGATCAGACACCGACTACCTAAAAGGAGGTTACATCCGTGTGGATGAAGATACTAACCGAAGTGCTCAAGGAGGAGGAAAGCCTGTCTTCATCTGGTTCCGTCAGACCACCGACTCCCAGGGTGCAGTCAATGATCTGAAAGTCTCCACCAATAAAACCGACTATCTGGCCTACCAGCAGCAAGGGTACAAATCAGTGAATATCAACCTGAATGAGGGGACCAGTGGTGACAAGGTGACCCTGTGGTTCAAGAAGGGATCCAACAACCCCATCCAGGCCATCACCCTGCTTCTCAACAAAGCTTTGATTGAGAATTATCGCAAAGCTGGTCTCACTGTGATTGAAGAGGATCTCAACACAGGCAATGGTGGATATCTTGAGTACCTGTGTTACTACAATAAGTGA
- the LOC125896626 gene encoding uncharacterized protein LOC125896626 — translation MPITDLSVSINPTDESNLQSQDFRMVNVNLNKRGGGNAIYLWYKQDSGSGAITRVQVSFSDDMAVGLRKAGYIQIDRDLNAGSTRGPVYLWYFRGSGKYHTPIVEIDATTEAANEAGKFDFGWERVACDLNRGATGDWIHIWLKRENPTYICDVAATDSYGSDTDYLKGGYIRVDEDTNRSAQGGGKPVFIWFRQTTDSQGAVNDLKVSTNKTDYLAYQQQGYKSVNINLNEGTSGDKVTLWFKKGSNNPIQAITLLLNKALIENYRKAGLTVIEEDLNTGNGGWLEYLCYYNK, via the coding sequence ATGCCCATCACAGACCTCAGTGTGTCCATTAATCCAACTGATGAGAGCAATCTCCAATCTCAAGACTTCAGGATGGTCAATGTTAACCTGaacaaaagaggaggaggaaatgcCATCTATCTTTGGTATAAACAAGATTCTGGCTCAGGTGCAATCACCAGGGTTCAAGTCTCATTCAGCGATGACATGGCTGTTGGATTGAGAAAAGCAGGGTACATACAGATCGACAGAGATCTCAATGCAGGATCAACACGTGGTCCCGTCTACCTTTGGTACTTCAGAGGGTCCGGAAAGTACCACACTCCCATAGTGGAGATTGATGCCACCACCGAGGCAGCCAATGAAGCCGGGAAGTTTGATTTTGGCTGGGAGAGAGTGGCCTGTGATCTGAACCGTGGGGCCACTGGGGACTGGATCCACATCTGGCTGAAGAGAGAGAACCCAACATACATCTGTGATGTGGCTGCCACTGACTCCTACGGATCAGACACCGACTACCTAAAAGGAGGTTACATCCGTGTGGATGAAGATACTAACCGAAGTGCTCAAGGAGGAGGAAAGCCTGTCTTCATCTGGTTCCGTCAGACCACCGACTCCCAGGGTGCAGTCAATGATCTGAAAGTCTCCACCAATAAAACCGACTATCTGGCCTACCAGCAGCAAGGGTACAAATCAGTGAATATCAACCTGAATGAGGGGACCAGTGGTGACAAGGTGACCCTGTGGTTCAAGAAGGGATCCAACAACCCCATCCAGGCCATCACCCTGCTTCTCAACAAAGCTTTGATTGAGAATTATCGCAAAGCTGGTCTCACTGTGATTGAAGAGGATCTCAACACAGGCAATGGTGGATGGCTTGAGTACCTGTGTTACTACAATAAGTGA